The following are encoded in a window of Mycolicibacterium tusciae JS617 genomic DNA:
- a CDS encoding tyrosine recombinase XerC, whose translation MEHCLEEFDEYLALERGRSDHTRRAYLGDLRSLFDFVADRAPEAGIAGLTLPILRSWLAALAATGAARTTLARRTSAVKTFTAWAVRRGLMASDPAARLQIPKARRTLPAVLRQDQALDAMAAAKSGAQQGDPLALRDRLIVELLYASGIRVSELCGLDIDDVDTSRRLLRVLGKGNKQRTVPFGVPAQAALTAWLSDGRPALATTGSGPALLLGARGRRLDPRQARTVVHQTMAAVDGAPDIGPHGLRHSAATHLLEGGADLRVVQELLGHSTLATTQLYTHVTVARLRAVHDQAHPRA comes from the coding sequence ATCGAGCACTGCCTGGAGGAGTTCGACGAATACCTCGCGCTGGAGCGTGGCCGCTCCGACCACACCCGTCGCGCGTATCTCGGTGATCTGCGGTCGCTGTTCGACTTCGTCGCCGACCGTGCACCCGAGGCGGGGATCGCGGGGCTGACGTTGCCGATTCTGCGTTCGTGGCTGGCGGCGCTGGCGGCGACCGGCGCGGCCAGGACGACGCTGGCGCGACGCACCTCCGCGGTCAAGACTTTCACCGCGTGGGCGGTACGCCGGGGTCTGATGGCGAGCGATCCAGCCGCACGTCTGCAAATACCCAAGGCCCGCCGCACCCTGCCCGCCGTGCTGCGACAGGACCAGGCGCTTGATGCCATGGCGGCGGCGAAATCCGGTGCCCAACAGGGGGATCCGCTGGCCCTGCGGGACCGATTGATCGTGGAGCTGTTGTATGCCAGCGGCATACGGGTCAGCGAGCTCTGCGGACTGGACATCGATGACGTGGACACGTCCCGGCGTCTGCTGCGGGTGCTGGGCAAGGGCAACAAACAGCGCACGGTGCCCTTTGGCGTGCCCGCGCAGGCTGCACTCACAGCGTGGCTGTCCGATGGGCGTCCGGCATTGGCGACCACGGGTTCGGGCCCGGCACTGCTGCTGGGGGCGCGTGGCCGCCGGCTCGATCCGCGGCAGGCGCGCACCGTCGTGCACCAGACGATGGCCGCGGTCGACGGCGCACCTGACATCGGCCCACACGGCCTGCGGCACAGCGCCGCCACGCATCTGCTCGAGGGTGGCGCGGATCTGCGCGTCGTTCAGGAACTACTCGGCCATTCCACGCTGGCCACCACGCAGCTCTACACACATGTCACGGTCGCACGCCTGCGTGCGGTGCACGATCAAGCCCACCCCCGCGCCTGA